TTCTTGGAGGACCTGCGCGCCGCGGGCCTGCCCGAGCGGTGAGCGGCCGGAGCTCCCGCTCCAGATAGCCGGCATGGCGTGCATGTGAGCACCGTTTATCGCGCGTATCGGCGAAGGGTGCGGAGTTCGGGTATCGACTGAAGGCCAGGGCAGGCCTGCCGCTTGGAGGGCACCCTGCCCCTATCGCGCCCCGCTTCGGCGGATTTTTCAATCCCGCATCGCTTGAGCGAGGTTCTTCTTTAGCTTCGCGAGGCGCCTCTTAAGTGGTCCGATTTCCCTCTCGATAGCTACGCCCCCCGGGTTGCTGGCGAGCGGTGCCTGGTGGTGAACTTCACCCTGCATCTGGACCCCGGCCTGCTCCACCTGCATCTGGATATGGGCCTGGCCTGCTTGGCCGAGGGTGCGGGCCGGCCTTGAAGAGCATGGCGGCCTTCCTGGCTGCTCTGCTGACATGGTGCTGGCACAGAGAACTTAAGCAGCTGGCGATATTCGGTAAGTGATTGAAATTATTGGTCGGGGTGAGAGGATTTGAACCTCCGACCACCGCCTCCCGAAGGCCCTTCCGTGTGGTTTTCCCTTGCTTACCCAAACATGCTAGTCCTTGCTGAGGCCGCATTCCTAAGCCATAATTGCCTTACTAGGTAAGGCGGTGGTCAGGCGCTGTTTTACCCTGAATTACTGCGGCCTGCTTACCCTGTGCTTACCCAAATGGCCGGGTAAGCAAAACCCGAGGACGGATGAATGGCGAAAATCACGAAGCGATTAGTGGACAGCACGAAGCCTGGCGCGTCGCGGCTTTACGTATGGGACGAGGTTATCCCCGGCTTCGCGCTGGTGGTACAGACGACCGGAAAAAAATCCTACGCCTACCAGTACCGCGACCCTGCGGGGCACACGAGACGCGCGACGATCGGGAGGCATGGCGCGTACACGCCAGACGAGGCCCGCGACAAGGCGAAGGAGTATCAACGGGCCGTCAACGAGGGTCGCGACCCCCTGGCCGAAAAGGAGGGCCGCCGGCAGGCCGTCACGGTCGGCAAGCTACTGGATCTCTATCTCGAATCGGCCGCGTTCGCGGAGAAAGCGGAGTCCACGCAGGGATCCGACCGGGGGCGGGTGAATCGGCACCTTAAACCGCTGCTGGGGCGCAAGGTGGCGGATCAACTCAAGCCCGACGACATCCGCAAGGCGTTCGCGGCTATCAAGGCGGGCAAGACCGCCACAACTGAGAAGACAGGCCTTCGGGGGCTGGCCCGTGTCCGCGGCGGCGAAGGCGCGGCCCGCATGTCGATCCGGTTGCTGAAGTCCGTATATGGATGGGCCATCAAGGAAGGGATGCTCACCGAAAACCCGGCTACCGGAATCGCGATAGGCAAGGACGGGCGGCGCGACCTGGTGTTAACGCTGGATCAGTACCCGGCCCTGTTCGCGGCCATCGATGCTCTTGAAGCCGAGTTCAAGGTCTCCCGTGCAGCCGCCGCCGCCATCCGGGTGATTGCCTTGACCGGGGCGCGGCGCGGAGAGATTGCCGGCCTTCGGTGGCGGCACGTCAAGTTGAAGGAGGGTCTTGCCGAGCTTCCCGCGGAATCCCACAAGACCGGGCGGAAGACCGGAGAGACTCGAACCATAGGACTGCCGAGCGCGGCAGCGGCCATCATCTCCCAGCAACCCGAGGGGAAGGCGGATGATCTCGTATTCCGCCCCGCCAAGGGTAAAGGGGTGATCAACCTGGCGAAGCCCTGGACGGTCATCCGCAAGGAGGCCGGCCTAAATCCCTCTCTAGGCCTTCATGGTCTCAGGCATTCACTGGCCACCGGCATGGCCGAATCTGGTAGCCAAGCCGCCCACATCATGGCGGTGCTGGGGCATCGCGACATTGCTACCAGTCAGCGGTATGTCCACATGGCGCAGGACGTGCGGACACGGCTGGCGGAGAAGGCCGCCAGCGGCATCAGTGCGGCCCTGGAAGGGAGGAAGGCGGCAGACGTGGTGCCCATCCAGACGGAGGGCCACAGCGATGCCTAAGCCGCAACAGACCCCAAAGCCTGGATCCGAGGCACGCATGGAGTTGCGGCGATGAACAAGGACGAATTCAAGCGGGAGGTCACCGAGCGCTTCCAGAGGAAAATTGAACGCTGGCTTGACGGCGACGGCGAGGCCGGAATTGACCTAATGCTCTATGTGCTGGCAATTACGGATCATCCACCGATCCCAGAGGAGGCAATGAACCGGCTGCGAATTGCCTTGATGAAATGGCAGGCCGGAGAGGCGCCAAGCCTTGATCGCGCCTTCGGCGTCGAGACAGGCAAAACCGCTCAAATGGCACGTAGGAAGCGGGAATTAGAAGCGGGAGCGAGACTGGGAGAACAACGGGCGCGCGAAGCGCTGGAGAAGCACAACAGCGGCAAGAGCCGCCGTGCCCGTCACCCTTTCGAGGGCGAAAACGATCCGCTTGAGATCGTCGCCCAGCGCTTCCGCCTGAGCCGTTCGACGTTATTTCGGTTGATCAAGGACGAATAGCGGGCCCCATTTCAAAACGGCGTTTTTTGAAACCCGCGGGGCGCGGTCACGCCCTAAGCTTCTGTCAACGTCAATCACGCGACAGGAGCACCCAACATGACCGACCGTTATCTTTCTCGCAAAGAGGCCTCTGCCTACATCACTGCGCGAGGCCTGAGCTGCGCCGCGACCACCCTTCAAAAATACGCGACGGTCGGCGGCGGACCCCACTATAGAAAATTTGGAAAGCGCGCCGTCTATGCGGAGTCGGATCTTGATTCTTGGATCGAGTCAAAGCTCACGGCGCCCATGGCTTCGAGCTCCGCGGCGGCATAACGGTGGCCCGGACACGAAAGCGCCCGGCGGGCAGGCCGGGCGCCAGGGACAGCATGGATATGCGCGGGGTGCGCACTGCCGATCATAGCACCGCACCGGCTAAGCGCTCCATCATGGCCCGCCTCCGCCGGCGCCTGGCCCGGTTCACAGCCCCCAGCGACATGGTGTTCTCCTCGGAGATGTCCCTGGAGATCGATCGCCTTTTGATCGCGCTCGCGGATTGTCAGAAGCGCTTGGCAAAACTGGAGCGCCGGCAGTGACCACTATCACCTCCGACCCCGCCGCCGACTTCGCAACCGCCATGCAGGCTGCTGGCGTTACCCCACCCGAGCACATGACCGCCGATGGGCGCCTGCATCGGTTCCGCGTGCCGGAAGATAAAAACGGGAGCCGGAATGGGTGGTACATCCTACATGGAGATGGCCTGCCGGCCGGCGCCTTCGGCAGTTGGAAGTCCGGCGTCGAAGGTAAGTGGTGCTCCAAGAGCGATACGCAACTCTCTCAGACCGAGCGCGACGAACTCCGCCGGCGCACCGAGAGGGCCAAAGCCGAACGCGACAAGGCACTGGAGCAGGAGCGCACCGAGGCCCGCCAGAAGGCAGCGGCAGCATGGGAGGCCGCGCAGCCGGCGGGCACAGAGCATCCGTACCTTAAAGCCAAGGGGGTAAGGCCCCACGGACTACGCGTGCGCGATGATGGTGCCCTGCTGGTGCCCCTGCGGGACGTGGCGGGCACCCTACATTCCCTCCAGGCCATTCACCCTGATGGCAACAAGCGGTTCCTCCCAGGTGGCGCAGTAGGCGGGCATTACCACCTCATCGACAAGCCCGACCGCGTGCTGTACGTCGCCGAGGGTTACGCCACCGCCGCCACCATTCACGAGGCCACCGACAAGGCCGTGGCCGTTGCCTTCAACGCGGGCAACCTCCGTACCGTCGCCGAGACCCTGCGGGGTGCCTATCCCACCATCACCATAGTAATCGTCGCAGACAACGACGCCTGGACCGAGGGCAACCCCGGGGCGACTAAGGCCCAGGATGCAGCCGAGGCCACAGGGGCCCGGCTGGTGGTGCCGGAGTTCACAGACACCACAACCAGACCCACGGACATGAACGACCTGGCGACCGCGGAAGGAATAGATGCAGTGCGGGGCCAACTGGAGCGGCAGGGCGAGATTGCATCATCCGGTAACGCTCCCGCCGCTATCGACCGGGACGATGAATCGCACCCCGATCTATCCCACGACGAGCTCGCCTTGCTGCTGGGCAGCATCGGCGGATGGAACAGCCGCGCCCGTTATGTCGCCTCGTGGGACCGGTGGCTATTCTGGAGTGGGAGCCGCTGGGAAGTAGATGACCGCCTGCGGCACATGACCGAGGCGCGTCATTTTCTCCGCCAGGTGGCACGAGACCTTGAGGCCTGGGCGCGGCGTCAAGCGGAGAAGTGCCACGACGCGACCGAGGCCGAAAAGGTAGAGCGGTGGGCGCGCAACGAAGCGAAAACGCTGCGGCAGGCGGGGACGCGGACGAGCGTCGAAAGCACCGCACGCAGTAACCCCGAGCTGGCCGCTAGCGTTGAGCAATGGGACGGCTGTCTGGACCTGCTGGGCACACCCGGCGGCACCGTCGACCTACGGACCGGCGAGCTGCGCCCCGCTGCGCGCGACGACTACATCACCAAACACACACGCATCGAGCCTGTGGCCGGCGAGCCGTCCCTGTGGCTGCGCTTCCTGGCAACGGCGATGCGGGGGGACAGTGAGATGGTGGCGTTTTTGCAGCGCCTGGCCGGGTACGCGCTCACCGGCTATACGACGGAACACAAGCTGCCCTTTGCCTTCGGCTCCGGCGGAAACGGCAAGAGCGTTTTCGCAAACACCCTACACTCGATCCTGGCGGACTACGCTGCCCGGGCGCCCGCTGAGGCCTTCCTGTCCGCGAAGGGCGAGCGCCATCCGACAGACCTAGCCGGCCTACAAGGGGCGCGACTGGTGGTTGGATCCGAGTTGCCGGCGGGACGTGCCTGGAACGAATCCGTGATCAAAGACCTGACGGGCGGCGACCCGATCACGGCGCGGTTCATGAGGCAAGACTATTTCACCTACAAGCCGCAGTTCACGATACTGATCGTCGGCAACCATCAGCCGAGCATCGGCGCCGTGGATGAGGCAATGCGCCGCCGCCTACTGTTAATTCCCTTCACGGCCACGATCCCGGCAAGCCAGCGTGACCCCAAACTGGAAGCAAAATTGCGCGACGAACACGGCGCGATCCTACAGTGGATGATCGAGGGCGCGGTGGAGTGGTACCGGCATGGCCTGTGCGTCCCTGCGAGCGTTATAGCCGCCACGGATGACTACCTCGATGCCGAGGACTTGTTAGGCCAGTTCATGGCGGACGAGATGCGGCTCGATCCTCAGACCGACGTGCCTAGCAGCGTCGTATACGAGCGGCACCGCGACTGGTGCCGAGCCCACGGAACCCGGGAGTGGAGTCAGCGCGCTTTAACTCAAGCGCTGCGGGAGCGTGGAATCACCATTAAAAAGGACCGCGAGGCCCGCAAGCTGCAAGGGTGGAGAGTAGTCACGCTGGTGGAGTCGACGACCTCACAGAGGGATTGGAGATGAGTCTGTGACGCTTGTGACGCTTATTCCATTATTGACCGTCCTCCCAGACTCACCTCTCTTTTTACAAGGACGCCCTATATAGGGGGAAGCGTCACAAGCGTCACAAGGCCGATAAGGCCCGGAGGATGAAGACCATGAAGCGGCGAGTGCTGGAGGTGCGGAAACGATGAGCGCAACGATTGCGGCATACGGCCGTTTGGGTGCCGACCCACGGCGCGTGGCGACCAAGACGGGAAAGGCCATGGCCACCTGCAACCTTGCAGTAGACGCAGGCAAGGACGAGGACGCTGCGCCGCTGTGGCTGAAGCTGCTGGCGTTTGGCGGACGGGCCGAGCAACTACTTGAGCACCACCGGGGCGAGGCTGTCAGCGTGTTCGGCCGGCTTGAACTAAACGCCTGGACTGGTGCCGACGGCGAGGCCCGCGAGACGCTACAGGTGATCGTAGAAGAGCTGGCCAGCGCAAAGACCGTGAGACCACGCGCCAAGGGGAAGCGTACAGAGCAAGGCAAGAGCACCGTGGATGCAGCGAAGGACGGCACGCCGTTCAATGACGACCTTCCGTTCTGAGCATGGCTGTCGCGGGTCCTCCTGGGAACTTGGCTGCGGTTGCGGGGCAGTGCAGTTCTACGCTAGCGGCTGGCGTCCCACTGTGTTGACTGTAAACACTCGGCACTGACGTGGACGCCCTCGGCCCCATTCTCGGCCCCCTGGCCGCACACCTGGCGAAGGACCCTCACGAGCCCCTGCCGCCAGTGGTGGTGGCCAGGTTGCTGGAGGCCTTGCAGCGGGCCGCCACGGGTGCCTCCCTGGCCAAGGCCCTGGCTGTAGGACCGGAGCCGACCCGGGACGCCGCTATCGTCCGTGCGGCGGATGTGGTGGGCGGATCTACTCCGTGGGAGCAGGCGCGGCGCGTGGCGGAGGCGGTGGAGGAGTACGAGCGGGGGCGGATGCCCGATGGCGAGCTGGCGCGGGCGGTGGCGTGCATCGTCACGGCACGGCGGCCGGTACGAACGCCGGAAGGTCTCTATTCCATCCTCCGAGACCTGTCTTGCTAATGGCCTCGTTAGCGCCATGCTGGTTCAAACACCACATGAACAGAGGATCAAGCGCATGACCGAAAACCGCCGAGAGGCCTTTCTCACTCAACTCGCCGACCAGCGCGGCATCTCCGTGGCGCAATTTGCGAAGTTTGGATTTTCGCCCGACGAGCTGCGCCAGTACGGCGCCGATTTTATCAGGGGCCGCGCCAATGGAATCGCTGCGGATGCTTCGCCCACAGTGCGGTCCATGGTGGAGCACTTATCCTTCGGGGATTGGGTCCGTTGCCACGATCCACGCCACGGGCAGATGGATCCTGACTCGCGGGATACCGATCAGATCCTCACCAGAGCGATGACCTCCTCCGACTTTACCGCAAGCCTGGCGAACACCATCGCCGAGATATCGGGCACCACCTTCGATCGCACCGTTGCCGGCGCCGTGAATCTCGCGCGGCCGGTTGGTGTGAGCGATTTCAAATCGACGACCCTTGCCCGGGTTGGTGTCGGCACCCTGGACACCGTTGCCGACGGCGCAGCATATGAGCGCCTGCGGGTAACGGAAGGCCAGGCACTTGAGGACGCCGGCATCGAGGAGCACGGGGGGACGATTTCTTTCTCTCGCAAGGTTTTTTACGGGGACAACGCCGGGCTTTTGCTCACCACCGCCATGGAGGCCGGCGGAGCGCAGGGGCGGACCCTTCTGACTGCTTTGACGAGCAAGCTGGAAAGTACCGCGAACCTGGCCGACGGAAGAGCCCCGTTCAACGCAACTGACGGCAATTTGGTAGCCGCCGGCGCTGCGCCTTCGACGCCGACCCTTGACGAAGCGATCCAGATACTGCGCGGCCTAACGAATCCCGCCGGTGACGTGGTAGGCGTCGGCCCTCGGTTCCTGGTGGTCCACCCCGCCCTTGAAACCGTTTCCCGCGGCGTAATCAATCATATTTGGGAACCTGGCGATCCGGCCCGCGTGGAGCTGGTGGTGCTCCCGTGGCTGACGGACAGCAACGCGTGGTATTTGATGGGGGATCCGCAGGTTGCACCGGCGCTAACAATGCTTCACCTGGGGCAACACGCTGGCCGGCCGTTTCACGTTGAGCCGGTACGGACTAAGGCTTCGTCTTCGGGGGTAGATCTGGCTGTCACGGCTGACTTTGCCTTTCTTTGGACCGGCCGCTTTGCTGTAAAAAACCCTGGCGCTTGATGCGATGACCACCGTAGGCATGGAGGGTGATCACCTGGTGGTGAGGAGCGGCGGTTCAACGTGGCGCCTGCAGCCGACGGCCGAAGCCGTGACCACCTACATCTTCGACCCGCACGTCCGCCAGGCCGCCGACAAGTTCCTACGCATCCGCGCACACCAGCGCGAGGCGGGTCCGATGACAACCCCACCGGCATCGATGCGGCGATGAGGTTTACGGGTCCTCACGGCGGGGGCAACTGCGGAGACGCAAGCCCGTGAATTGCCGCTAGCGGCTGACTTGAAATCTTGATTAATCCAAGGGACACCCGATGACCACCCGACTATCTCCCTTCGTCTGGACCCCGCCCCGGCCTGACCGCGAGGGGGGCGGCTGGCGCGCTCACCCTGGGCGGTCTGTTCCCCGCAACCGGGATAGGCCGCGCCGGGAGTCCCCGCCGACTGGCTGGATGAATCCGCGACGGCCCTGATCGATCGGTTGGGCCGTCGCGGCCCGCGGGTGCATGGCCCCGCAAATAGCGAAAGCGGACGGGGGGTAGTTCCCCACGGTCGGCACCTTCGGCCTGGGGTGAAACCCGGGCCTTTTTTTTGGGCGCCTGCTGGGCCAGGCCCCGGCGGTTATCAATTATTCTTGACGCCCACCGGCTTGCCCCTGGCCGCTGTTCACCCGTATCTGGTGTGCTGGTATCGCCGCTGACCCGTAGGCGCCCCTGGAGGCGCACAGAAGGCCACAGGGGCACCCCTGCGGCCGATACCGTGCCCGTGGTAGCGGGGACCACAACCAAAGCAGAATCCAGGCGACGGCGCGCGATTAACCAGCGGCTTCTATACTGAGGGTCCGCGGACAGTTGCAAAAGGAGGCGCGTCTATGAAGCCAAGACTCATTGTTGTCATGGCTATGGCCATTGCGTGGGGAGGAGCAGAAGCCTTTGAAATGTACAGCTGCGAATTGCCGGATGGCCGAATTACGCGCTCAACAGTGCCCTGTGAATGCATTTTGGAAAACACAGTAGACCCTAGATGCGCACCGGCAACTGTACCTGGGTGGGTCAAGGAGCAAGAGCGGGCAAGGATTCGGGAAAAGAAGGAGGCTGACGAAGCCCAGCGACTAATGCGTAGGGCTGAAGAAACATTACGGACTATTGAGGAGGAGGCCACCGCCATCAGGAAAGGCGTGGAGGATTCCCTGAAAGAAGAAGAATCCAAGGACTGCCAGATAATATGGTGGAAGCGTGACCTAAGCCCGGAGGGCTTCCGGGCTGCTTACACGGGTCTAATCGAGCCGGACTCTGCTTCGATAATCCACGTCGAAATCTGGGACCGGAATTCGCTTCGAGCAACTGGCTGGGGAGTTCCTAACCCCCGGGGCTATTTCGAATTCAACGTTTACTCCAATATCCGAATCGACGAGAACGATGTTCCCGTTTTCAGTTGCGACTAGACGACACTGGCCCTTGGGTGTGGAAGCGCGGTAGCTGGCTATAAATGAGGATGTCCCATGAAGGAAGGAGGTAGATGCTGCCGCCCAACTGGCTGATGCTTCTTTTCCTGCTGACGTGCCTGCCAACGCCGGGACTTTATCAATTATTCTTGATAATTCGGCAGGATAATTCGGCAGGCCCGTCCTTGGCCGATGGCGGTAGATGTTCCATCACCACCTTGGTTACCCGCGGCTGGGCTGGTATCGCCGCTGGCCGGTGGGCGCTTCTGAAGGCACACAAGTGGCCTCAAGGGCACCCCTGCGGCTGTGCATTGTTGTGGCGGTTTACTTTTGTTGGCCGGCGGGTTTATCTTTGACGCTAAGCCCGCAGCCGACCCGACCCAAGGCATGCGGGGGCAGAGACGCGGCACGGCATGGCATAGGTGAGCGGATTCGAGCGTGGTCGGGGTATCCGCCATCCTCCCTTCAACCCACGAGTGAGGACGCCATGCAATCGCAGCAACATTCCATTGAGGCCAGAGCCCGCCGGCTAGCAAAGCGTAACGGGTATATAGCAACCAAGTCCCGCCGGTATTCTCCGCCTAATGATTACGGCGAGTTCATGCTGCTTGAACCCGGCATGAATGTTCCGGTATTGGG
The Gammaproteobacteria bacterium DNA segment above includes these coding regions:
- a CDS encoding site-specific integrase, giving the protein MAKITKRLVDSTKPGASRLYVWDEVIPGFALVVQTTGKKSYAYQYRDPAGHTRRATIGRHGAYTPDEARDKAKEYQRAVNEGRDPLAEKEGRRQAVTVGKLLDLYLESAAFAEKAESTQGSDRGRVNRHLKPLLGRKVADQLKPDDIRKAFAAIKAGKTATTEKTGLRGLARVRGGEGAARMSIRLLKSVYGWAIKEGMLTENPATGIAIGKDGRRDLVLTLDQYPALFAAIDALEAEFKVSRAAAAAIRVIALTGARRGEIAGLRWRHVKLKEGLAELPAESHKTGRKTGETRTIGLPSAAAAIISQQPEGKADDLVFRPAKGKGVINLAKPWTVIRKEAGLNPSLGLHGLRHSLATGMAESGSQAAHIMAVLGHRDIATSQRYVHMAQDVRTRLAEKAASGISAALEGRKAADVVPIQTEGHSDA
- a CDS encoding phage/plasmid primase, P4 family — translated: MTTITSDPAADFATAMQAAGVTPPEHMTADGRLHRFRVPEDKNGSRNGWYILHGDGLPAGAFGSWKSGVEGKWCSKSDTQLSQTERDELRRRTERAKAERDKALEQERTEARQKAAAAWEAAQPAGTEHPYLKAKGVRPHGLRVRDDGALLVPLRDVAGTLHSLQAIHPDGNKRFLPGGAVGGHYHLIDKPDRVLYVAEGYATAATIHEATDKAVAVAFNAGNLRTVAETLRGAYPTITIVIVADNDAWTEGNPGATKAQDAAEATGARLVVPEFTDTTTRPTDMNDLATAEGIDAVRGQLERQGEIASSGNAPAAIDRDDESHPDLSHDELALLLGSIGGWNSRARYVASWDRWLFWSGSRWEVDDRLRHMTEARHFLRQVARDLEAWARRQAEKCHDATEAEKVERWARNEAKTLRQAGTRTSVESTARSNPELAASVEQWDGCLDLLGTPGGTVDLRTGELRPAARDDYITKHTRIEPVAGEPSLWLRFLATAMRGDSEMVAFLQRLAGYALTGYTTEHKLPFAFGSGGNGKSVFANTLHSILADYAARAPAEAFLSAKGERHPTDLAGLQGARLVVGSELPAGRAWNESVIKDLTGGDPITARFMRQDYFTYKPQFTILIVGNHQPSIGAVDEAMRRRLLLIPFTATIPASQRDPKLEAKLRDEHGAILQWMIEGAVEWYRHGLCVPASVIAATDDYLDAEDLLGQFMADEMRLDPQTDVPSSVVYERHRDWCRAHGTREWSQRALTQALRERGITIKKDREARKLQGWRVVTLVESTTSQRDWR
- a CDS encoding single-stranded DNA-binding protein codes for the protein MSATIAAYGRLGADPRRVATKTGKAMATCNLAVDAGKDEDAAPLWLKLLAFGGRAEQLLEHHRGEAVSVFGRLELNAWTGADGEARETLQVIVEELASAKTVRPRAKGKRTEQGKSTVDAAKDGTPFNDDLPF